DNA sequence from the Liolophura sinensis isolate JHLJ2023 chromosome 1, CUHK_Ljap_v2, whole genome shotgun sequence genome:
GAGAGCTATACAAACCTTGGAGTCTAGACTTGTGGCTAGTATCAGCTCATTCACCACCACATATACCTGTTGTTGGAATATATCCTTCTCTATATTCAGACCACAGTATGATACCTCTTGCCCTTATTGGTGAACTATTCAAAGAAAGGGGCTGTGGATTTTGAAACTAAACACTATTATTCGAAAAAAATGTAGATAAGATGATACGAAAGATGATAAATGACAGCGCAACAATGTTCTATGATGTGAACAATAAAGGATTAAAATGTGAACTTGTCAAATGTGGTATACGAGGCCTTTCAAATAGATATgctaagaagaaaacaaaataacaacgGACAGAAGAAATGGAGCTTAATGAAAGTTTAATAGAGCTTGAAAAACGATTAGGAAAAACTCCATTTTCTGAAACATATGGTAGAATTAATGAACTCAAAATCAGAACTGAAGCAGATAGACAAACTAAAAAATGCCAAAATCATATTCAGAAATAAGGCACGATGGTATGAACAGGCAGAAAAAAGCTCTAGATGTTTTCTTAGTCTAGAAATACAAAACTATCTCAATATAACCATTAACAAACTAGTTGACAGTGAAAATGATCTGCATGTCACCAACACAACCGAAATCCTGGAAATGCAGAAACATACACAGAAGTCACTCTTCACAGAAATTACAGACTGCACTCCCGAAAACATCACTAGATACATTGATGAGAACAGTACCCCAAAAATAATTGAGAGCGCAAAAATTGACTGCGATAGGACAATAACTGAGGCAGTGGGTAGACAAGGTGTTAAAGCATTAAACAATAGTAAGTGTCCTTGATGCGATGGTTTTCCATTTGAGTTCTACAAGCTTGTGTGGAACAGCTAGCAAACAGCTAGTTGTTGATAGTATAACTTATGCGTATGAAAAAGGACCACTGTCAATTGATCAAAGAAGAGGTGGGATAACCCTTAAATCTATAAAAGATAAGGACAGAACAAAACTATCCATTTGAAGATCAGTCACTCTGTTaaacactgaaaatatgttAAAGAGTATGATCCCCGCTGTAATACACAGTGACCAGAAAGGATGTATCCAGAATGGATATGCTGAGGAAAATATCAGGTTTATCTTTGATATCATTGAGAATACGGAAAATTATAAGGGAAACGGTATAATAATGTTCCTTGGCTTATTTAAAGAAAGTTCTGGAGATGTTTGTATTTGGCAGTGTGTAATTTGTAAACTGGATCCAGATTCTTGAAATGAATGTAAAGAGTGGTATAAGACAGGGATACCCCTTGTCTCATTATCTCTTCATCTTAGCTGTAGAGCTAATGGTCATTAAAATCAGAAATTCTAGAATGTTTTAAATTGAACTTAAGTGAATTCCTCTATTGTAACTTTGttacagttgatattccagctTGTGTACCATTCTTGTACAAAGAAGTGTTACAAAGCTGGACGTATACTGCTGAAGATCATAATCTCACTACACCTGTACACTTTACACAAATATTGAAGCAATGTATATGGTTCATCGGGTATATCACTATTGGAAGGAAAACCGAAGCAGAGATCATATACTTGTACCAACTATTTGATGAAAATGGTAAGCTTTGCAACCTAATGTACTACGAGAAAAATTCATCATCCACGATGAAACTAACTTTTTATCATTCTGTGGTCACAGAGAAGCCATTCCATTTGGCTGGAAACTTTTGATTAAGGAGACTACAGGGAATGACACCGTAAGGGAGGTTAATGTAGATTTCAGCACATTTATAAAtggaaaaagtatttttaaaaagttaaatgtAAGCACTTCTATTGGCATCTTGTGAATAAGATAGTTGTTGCGCCAACTTGTGTAAAGAAGTGGGAGGGAATTTTATTAACAGCTACCTCTGTTACACATGAAAGCTGTAGCTGTCCTTACAAGATATGCAAGGTTAGTAAATTTAGATCATTCCAGTTTTGATAATGCATCGCACACTCCCTTGTACCAAATATTTATATAGAATAAAACAGACAGATAGTCCACTAGGTAACGATTGTCAAGAACAAGTCCTTATGCCATATGTTGTATGAATGTAACACTGTTACTTATTTTTGGCACCAATTCGGTGATTGGTGATCTGCGAATTTCTCTGCGGTTACGTTCAGAATGCTCTCCAGGAGTGATATCATATTTGGCATAGTAGGGAAAAACAACCAGTTTAATGTACTGTTAAGTTATTGCATACCATTAGGAAAATGGCATATTTACCAATGTAAACTGGGAGACAGAAAACCTTAATGGCTTAATGCCTTTCTCATATGATATAGAAGATACCATCACAACcgaaaaatatatttgtctaaAAAGTAATGCTTCAATTGACATGTCTCAAAAGATCTGAATATGTACTCTtacctgtgtatacatgtatatacttttacCCTACACAGAGGGATTCTTGTTTCCATCTTCCTTCTTTTAAATAATTAGCAGGATATGCATTTTATAAATTTGTCATTACCATCACTGTCATTTTTTGCAATATGTAATGGTGTATACTTCCCTTCTCTGGCAGCAAGACTTATAGTATATGTAACTGGTGTTGTACATCGAATGTAAATGTGCTAATGcacataaaatcattttttacaAAAGACTCTACTTGAGcacccacaaaaaaaaaataaagagcaGCTTTGCgcaaaaacaatacaaacctAGGAACCATTTAAGCCAAGAAACCCTAGCTTTACAAACACCACAAACCTGCTGAAAGCAAACTTGGTGAAGAAAGAAGCCAAATGGAACCAAGCGCCAAACCACACCCGGTGAACACAGCAGCCAAATAATACAAACGTACCGTAAAACACAAGTCTGGTAAATATCGATGTatactgaaacagaaaaaattgtCACCATATAGGAAAACACGAACCTGGTAAATATCAAATCCAATGTTGATCTTCTTACTCCTGTCTTTCTGCACCTCGAGTAAGGACACGACGACAGTGCTTCCGTTTGTGTCCGGGTCCAGGTGTAGCCGGAACTGTGGGTTTTTCCAGTACAAAGCTGATGTAACAGAACAAATGATGGTATGAGGCGAGTGGAACACGTCAGAGAGAACAGAAAAGTGCGATGCTGTCATGCAGTGGCAGTGTCTCCGAAAGCAGAGATAAAACTGCGAATAAATCTATGGTATTTTTAGCGTCAAAAGCCCCAAAATTAGTTATGGAAGAACACCTCAGTAGCTCGAAAtgtttgaagtacatgtacatgcgttaAAATATCAGTCGGTGACAAATATACACTTGGCTTTAACATTAGTGAACATGACCATCGATCAAGTCATTAAATGAGCACTGGGCCACCATGTCTTATGAATTAACGTTAACAGTAATCAGTTTGTAAACGACAGTCACTAAGAGACACTCAGTAGTGGAGGGTGAGATTTCGAGCACAAGCCACAAGCACAACCAAGCATACCTACTGACCCTAACTGGTTAGATATTAGTCTATGAGCCAGAGCTTGCTAGATCTAGTCGCCAGAATTAGTAGTAGAGAATACCGTATGTTTTGCGACTGAGGATATACTGTATACTGTCGGGATACTTGTCACTAGCTTATCATATTGCTATACATTACCTTAACGTTACCTTAATaatgccacatgtacatgtactgtcttctATTTATTGTGTGATTTGTGCTGTGCTTGACATCTGGCGATATGACTACAGCATTATCTAGTGAGGGATACCCTGCATTTGGCAAATCCTGATTGCGTGAAAAATTAAACTCAAAGAGAGATACGCCGCGACACTACAACCCTGATTGTGTATACCCTGAGACTAATATAAAAGTTACATTAGTCCCAGGTATGCCAAAGAGAACCTAAAGCTCCAATGACCTCTAAAGCCCACTGTGTCCTGCGTAACATCTGCTGTGTACCTAAAGATGTTAGGAAGTAAGGAGAAACCGTAACCGAGTATTACATAGGTAAATGATGGAAATTAGCAGAATGCACAGTAGTGAGTGATACACAATCAGATAAACCTGACTAAATGACAACTAGCGACATCAAGGTAAGTCGGTGTCAACGTGGAGGGTAGGGGAAGGAGTGGAGAGTGTTTACCTTGATAGGGCGGGTTGCCACACCCACCGGCTGACACACCGCGCACCCAGGCGTCCTTAAATATCGACGTCTCCCACTGTTTCTTTTTCTGCAAACATGACAGTGCAAACCGTGGTAAAATCAGGCGTGGAAATCACGCATGGTTAAACCCTACATTTAGGGGCTTATTACGTTACAGTGTACTATCagaagaatttattatttacagcaGTTGACGAGAATATCTTATGAATACACCAGGGGTGGGGTTACTGGGCGGAGGTATCAGATTAGAGCCCAGAAAATACCACCCCACCTCTCCAGACATCTGACAAAACTTGAAAGCATAACCAAAACTTCGGGAGTTCAAATTGATCATGGGGCTGCATCAGTCAAGGTAGGCTTTAGGCTAAAGTGATTCAAATTAAATTCTTAAGGGCGTGAATGATACATTTTTGATCAAAAAAGTACACCCAGGCCCATCTCCATCTAAAACCAATCCACATTTTAAAACTGACTTTGTGTTGTCAGAATGGAGTGTTACAGCGAGTCTTAGATAGCTGTCTGCTCACCATGTCCACGGCCACCTCGGCGGTCAAGGCGTCGGGAATTAGATGGGTAAACTCCATCTCGCTGAAGTTTGCCACCATGTCATGTACTGTCATCCTGTGGGagggaatatacatgtataaaataattaGAATTTGTTTCCTAAGAGGGTGTTGACAATCCTAGTACAAGAGGCGAAGGTACAGGGGCCGTCCAGGTACCGAAGCTCAGAAGGCTTGAGACGCGTTCTGGCCTGACTGGTAGTTCAGGAGCCGCCTCGGCCCCAGGAGCTCTTGTATTTCAAACAGCCAGAGACGTGTTTCAGACTTCTGATAACTATAAAATTGTGATATTAAGCCTGGATAATCTAGTATTGTATTAGACGTAGATTCGTGGGTTCCGGACGCTCTGGCTTTTCACATACCCTTGCTGAGAGGTGCTTTCTGATCATTTCTGATAACATAgttcctttttttctcttttgttctttgttagttaattaaaaaattaaaaaaggacttacgtatatatgtgtatctgtATAACATACTAATCAACCGTGTTCTGAACACTGTGGAACTGGGTACATCTTAACAAAACTCTTACCAGAACTCTCCTTCATTGTCAACCACGAGGCCAACTTTTCGTTTGTCTTCAGTCGACAGCATTCTCCACTGGCTTGATCTGGAGAGAAAAATGTCAATGTTGGGTAGTGTACAACAAATTCTCTCAAAACGCTGACATACCTTGGTTTATTCCTGAGACTCATTACGGCTATGAACAAAAAGAAGATACATAGAACACGTACACTATAATACTGAGTTAAATGTTCTGCAACCTCTGCCGAAGGCTGGTGGCATGTTTGTGTTTGCCATTGTAAGACCTTATTCTTATCCTTAGTTCTGTGGTAAGTCAGAGAGTCTCGTTCCTTACCGGTCACTCCATGCCCCATTCCACTCGCCCTTCCCCCACGGGTTCCTTATTCTCACCAGTTTGTACTTGACGCCACCTCTTTCAATCTATGAGACACAAACACAGCAACTATTAACAAGGCCATGTTACAGTCAACTTGAATTCATGTCATCACCACATATGGGGAAGCAAGGTTTTATACAAACACTGAAAAGTTTGCATTAAAGGTCGACATACAAAAAGGAATCTGTTAGTTATGGTCTTGAAAGTAAATTATCAATTCCACCTTGTCTCTAATCGCTGCCATGTGCACAGCCAAATGGGTTGAACGGATGATCCGTCCAAATGGAAATGCTAACTCACCAATGCCAGCTTCGTGATACTGTAAGCATGACCCTCGTACAAACCATTTGGTAACTTTATTTCTCTTGGACCAGCTCTTGTTTTCTGGAAGAACACAAAATAAGAGATTTAATTCTCTGACTAATATAAATATCACACATGCAAATGTCGATTTACAGGAATGTATGTACTTATGTGATAAGGtgaatatttagttattttcaAACCAGAAATAGATTTACACGCCTTGTAAACTGTAACAGATTTACTCTGTGGACTGTTTCCATGGTTGATATATCAATGTTAACAGATTTACTCTGTCGACTGTTTCCATGCTTGATACGACAATGTCAACAGATTTACTCTGTGGATTGTTTCCATGGTTGATACACCAATGTTAACAGAATCACTCTGTCGACTGTTTCCATGGTTGATACACCAATGTTAACAGAATCACTCTGTCGACTGTTTCCGTGGTTGATACACTAATGTTAACAGATTTACTCTGTGGATTGTTTCCATGGTTGATACACCAATGTTAACAGAATCACTCTGTCGACTGTTTCCATGGTTGATACACTAATGTTAACAGATTTACTCTGTGGACTGTTTCCATGGTTGATACACCAATGTTAACAGAATCACTCTGTCGACTGTTTCCATGGTTGATACACTAATGTTAACAGATTTACTCTGTGGACTGTTTCCATGGTTGATACACCAATGTTAGCAGGTTTACTCTGTGGATTGTTTCCATGGTTGATATACCAATTTTAACATAATTACTCTGTTGAATGTTTCCATGGTAGATACACCAGTGGTAGCAGATTTACTCTGTGGACTGTTTCCATGGTTGATACACCAATAGTAGAAGATTTACTCTGTGGACTGTTTCCGTGGTTGATACACCAATGTTAGAAGATTTACTCTGTGGACTATCTCCATGGTTAATACACCAATGTTAGAAGATTTACTCTGTGGACTGTTTCCATGGTTGATACACCAATGTTAGAAGATTTACTCTGTGGATTGTTTCCATGCTTGATACACCAATGTTAGAAGATTTACTCTGTGGACTGTCTGCATGGTTGATACACAAATGTTAGAAGATTTACTCTGTGGATTGTTTCCATGGTTGATACACCAATGTTAGAAGATTTACTCTGTGGACTGTTTCCATGGTTGATAAACCAATGTTGGAAGACTTATTCTGTAATCCCATGGATTATACACCAAAACATTAATGTCAACAGATTTACTCGGTGATGGCTGATAAAGGAAACTTTTTTTAACAACAAGGAGAGAAACTCACAAATATGGCTCCGGCTATGAGCGAGTTCATGTTGAAAGTCCGACTGAGGATGGTGTACAAGTTATCTGGATTAGGTTTCTTGTCTTTCTCTGTCATGTCGATCAGCTCCGATATACCCCCTGTCATGTCCACAAAGGCGTCGTGGACTCGTCCACCACTGATGGCTTCGTAACATCCATATAATCTGTAAACGAAGGAAAGAAAACCATCTGCCGAATTACAGATTTCACaattatatataaaagaatggACACTGAAATTTGAGAAAATTTGCACTACACATTTAGATTTAAAATGTACTAAAGGCAGGTAGTTCTTATCTATCTTGAAGATCAATGTAAGTATCTTGGAAATGATGTCTAATATTATAGAAGTCTTGGAAAGGTCCTGGAAGAATCGTCTTGTGAGAATGACGCCGGGTTGGTTTTATACTTGAATGCATGTAACATATTAATGTGGCTAATGattaaatctatgcgtcaaaacagacctTCGAATACGAGCCGTCAATCACTAAGGACATTCCAGGCCAGTAGTCGCAAAACCAATTCTCAAACACGAAGTATAACACAagccatcaaagaactaagaaagtatataaagtacgaaaataagacggaatcatgcaaagaaaagcagtcaacaattttcactgatgTTGGGAAGACGCAAATTATGTTCTAAGAGACTGAGTGGATTCAATATTCAAGCGCcttgctagaatatcagttgtcgataacaaaatagtCATAGGTTTACATCATTCCATTCACATGTGGACCATTGAAAAGACCCATTGTCTTGGTTACACATCAGGATAAACATTTCACCCAGGTCATATCAAGTAGATTTCGTTTAAATTAAATTCGTATATCTGAAAGATTGTGATACTAGTTCATGAAAAAAGCAGGTCTATCGGGATTTGAGAGAAATTTCTACTGAGGGAGACATCAACCGCTGGGACAGGACGTACTTGGCATAAGCCTTCTCCAGCAGCGCCGTCCAGAATTCGTTGGGCTGGTCGAGGTTGCGGCCATAGATCAAGTTTCGCCCCCTGTACGTGGGAAGCCGATCGTCCACGGTTACCTCAGTCCATCTGTCGTATGTCCAAAAGTTAAACCGGAACAGTCCTGGGAACGGATACAAAGATATGTCATGTTACACGCCCCAAACGTTGATGGTAAAACCGGAACACGTACTGAGACGGATACAACGATATGTCATGTTATACACCCCGGACACTGATAGTAAAACCGGAACGTGTGCTGAACCGGATACAAAGATATGTCATGTTAAACATCCCAGACGTTGATGGTAAAACCGGAACACGTACGGAGGCGGATACAAAGATATGTCACGTTACACGCCCCAAACGTTGATGGTAAAACCGGAACACGTACTGAGACGGATACAACGATATGTCATGTTATACACCCCGGACACTGATGGTAAAACCGGAACATGTGCTGAACCGGATACAAAGATATGTCATGTTATACACCCCAGACGTTGATGGTAAAACCGGAACACGTACGGAGGCGGATACAAAGATATGTCATGTTATACACCCCAGACGTTGATGGTAAAACCGAAACACGCACTGAGGCGGATACAAAGATatgagcgtccgcttcgggagcggtagatccagggtcgagtcacacctaagactttaaaagaggacttcctcgcttggcgttcagcatgaaggggatactgcaacgactggttgacccatactagtataatggctcgggcggggcgccttacaaTCAGTCATTAGCCAATCATTTGCATACGGCTATACGCACAGGGCTCCGGGTAACACTTGAAACATTCTTTTGGCAATGGTGACAAAAGTGAATTTTAAGGAAATGCCTAAGACTGATGGCAATGATGGGTACACTAACCGCGTTGGTCTGTATTGACGGTATTGTGTGGTAATGACGGTAATAGTGAATATTTCAGGGTTTGTTTTCTGATATTGGCGGTATTTTTCGGTGTACTGTGTGTATTCCCGGAAGAGGTGATGTGTAATGGTGGGTAATAGTGGTAATGATGAGTGTTGAGGCATTGGACGTAGCCAAAGGTAATGCGCTGAGTACATAGTGGTAACGAATGGAATGCCATTCCAGACAATTCAAGTGAATCCAAATGCTACAtccatatgaaaacaaaagtcATCAGCCTTGATGAAACTTACCGACATAGCCACGCCCAAAGCTCTGGTCGAAGGGCACCACCCGCCTGAGGAGTCTTTGGTTTGTGGCGGCGATCGTGGCCGCTCCTGCCAGAAACCAACAGTCACCTGGGATAGAGGACAAGTACACAATAAACAGTCACCTGGAGGTAGAGGACAGGTAAACAGAGAACAGAGGAACTGTAACAAAGCTGTAAACCTGCCAAACTGAATCCTGAAATCAGACCTTACCACTGACTGAGAACATCACAATTCGAAATAATGGAAACTACACCAAATAGGCCATACGTATGACAAAAAAACCGACCGAGGAGCTTTGAAGCAAAATATCTCCGCGGTGTTCAAATATTGTAAACTTCCGCCCATTTACCCACTTAACAGTACTGAGTGTACGTAATACTGAAATACTGTCACCTTTGTACCGCATGTAACTTTGATGTCTAATGTAGACATACTAATGTTTTGTCAGAAGACTTTACGACAAGTCAACAGGAATAGTTTAAATATGGATACTGATCATTACCATTATTTGAACAGCAAAATCACAAAGTGTCCTGCACAGCATAGtccttgtagtatttgttagatcctgcgtgttgtgctACGATTTCAATATCATCACTCCATTAATACCATCGGTTATTACTTCCAAAAACTGTGTCAACAATATTCTGCGAAATACATTCAAACACACTTTTTTCAGTTgtacaatgagtacaattctcttgtaagtaagtATGAGCGGAGTGTTCAAAATACCTGGCGCTACACAAATGTAATTCTAATTCCGCATGTCCAGTGGCTGGGGGATGTGCCcgcatcgtgttgaataaacTTCAAACGTTTGACAAATGAACAGTCGCAGCCGGAGCCAAACTTAGACATACAGACCTATTTTTGATAAACGACAGCTTATATCCTACCAAGGTTCACAATCTGAATATTGTATGCATTTATACGCCTAGCACATTCCTCGCGTCTTCGGCATCAATGAAATGTCAGAACTGTTTCTTTTTGGATGATTCGATCAAAATTTCTCACATACTGTCTAAGCTCACTGGTGGTTTGTCTTGAACAGTGTACtgaaaattggtcttgcgattactgacctggagCGTCGTTAAcgattgtttatattttgtgtccTAGATAAAGGATGTGGCATGGCCTTATCACCCGTGCTGGCTGTGACAGTGTAATTCCCGCTTACCCAGTTCTCCCTGCTGGACATCATAATGCGTAGCGCTCTCATTGATAAAGACGGGGTTCGAAACCAGTTCCTGAAACCATGCAATGAAGACTTATAGCATAAAGCTAgtaaaaagatacatgtaaatataagatACATTTCACACTCTTTTGAAATATCGTGTTGTGCATAAATACCTCAAAGATACGAAACAGTTTCGCCTAATTTTCATCAGATTCCGAAGGCAGTGTATTGCAAGCCATCTCTTATCATTGTATTCCCATACTTGCACAATACAAGATTAAAATGCAGAAATGAATTTGAATGTTACCACTCTTAATCACAATGAAAAAGTGAGGATGAACTTTGTGTCTCAAGCTGCGTGGAAGCGAGTTTAACGGGTTATCTCTCGTCTAGTCCCTCGGGCATGTTCCGCCCCAAAAACCAACGCGCCACAAAGATGCCGGGGGTAGCggaggaaaacaaaacactcaCCACGTAATCTTACCGGGGATGTGAGAGCCCGTATGAGGAATCTAATACTTAACGCTtaccacatgtataaataccTTCATTTCCGAGCTGCACACCCCTTCAGTCTTTTATGTGCATTATAGCTGCTTATAATATTAGTTGTTCAATAATGGAATACACGGAGGAGTCAGATATGTGGATGTTTGAGGAAATTTGATTTTTCACCCTAAATAACCTCTAGTGATGCGTAGTTGCGACACATATAAAACTATGTTAACTTCTCAGAGTACAATGACATTGTCAAGGTCGTTGGTTTACTACTCAACCCAGAGGATTAACCGACATTGTAGAACCCAACGGATCttccaaaataaatgaaaccaaaataaataaataactggcaTGGGTAGAACTATATCGAAATTAGTTTCATCTTACTGTAAAAGTCTACAGACATTCTATTCTCAGACTTTGGAGTTCCGGTCAAGCATTGTGGCTGTTTCAAGCGATGCCAGATGACTACCTGGTTATAAAATTGGTCTCCTACATAGTGTTGAAAGGTAGACtttgaaaaatgtataaatgaactACACGCATATTATTACAGTGTTTACATTGTTATTACAACATGCTTATGCATGAGATATCACACCACACAAGTAGCGGCTTTTCTGCACACCACCCTTACTCTGTATCACATTCAAATGTAATGGTCCGTATACAGTAAATTTTCCGAATTTGATCATGCGTGATGTGTCTCTCTCGGAACTACAGTTATACACACGCgtaagc
Encoded proteins:
- the LOC135476748 gene encoding calpain-9-like codes for the protein MFYRYLEEEGRDYKTLRAELESRGGSLYEDPDFPANARSLYYKGTASLDIVWRRPKELVSNPVFINESATHYDVQQGELGDCWFLAGAATIAATNQRLLRRVVPFDQSFGRGYVGLFRFNFWTYDRWTEVTVDDRLPTYRGRNLIYGRNLDQPNEFWTALLEKAYAKLYGCYEAISGGRVHDAFVDMTGGISELIDMTEKDKKPNPDNLYTILSRTFNMNSLIAGAIFKTRAGPREIKLPNGLYEGHAYSITKLALIERGGVKYKLVRIRNPWGKGEWNGAWSDRSSQWRMLSTEDKRKVGLVVDNEGEFWMTVHDMVANFSEMEFTHLIPDALTAEVAVDMKKKQWETSIFKDAWVRGVSAGGCGNPPYQALYWKNPQFRLHLDPDTNGSTVVVSLLEVQKDRSKKINIGFDIYQLRPGAREEPLRENYERSALILKKSSGLYSAYREKTIRFELDPGKYVIIPSTFKPYAESEFLLRIFAEKKTDSVPLDSPTGPLESDGEDPNDVVFKLFTRYVGNKGLADPYDIRDILSEAKKKLWGQSDGFSLETCRSLLTSNDMKRKEGVVDLVTVKKIWDDLKVWKEAFRAFDRDKSGSIDTYELNEVYKLIGLSVSRRVLKSIVRRYGGRVGRMEFEDFVLSSSRLVAMYRAFKFFADSGSKATLDANEWLETTMYQ